One segment of Variovorax paradoxus DNA contains the following:
- a CDS encoding extensin family protein: MLRRGTGLALCVALAAGAWAVHTGAIGISERWNPWAPLDAAAPPDWLTGFRLARARREPALCLAALARTGMQYDRLPDRATGEGCGFENAVRLRDAGVRLSPAPSLSCPMALSFFMWETHSLQPAARQRFGQPVAAVEHLGSYACRNINRGEGATPGASRSRHATADALDVSGLVLADGRRITVSRDWPRADAPTPGGEAAGLLRDAHAGACRFFDGVLGPDYNAAHRDHFHLETGGYSMCR, translated from the coding sequence GTGTTGAGGCGCGGTACCGGCCTGGCGCTGTGCGTCGCGCTCGCAGCGGGCGCCTGGGCCGTCCACACCGGCGCGATCGGGATTTCCGAACGCTGGAACCCCTGGGCGCCGCTCGATGCTGCAGCGCCGCCCGATTGGCTGACGGGCTTCAGGCTCGCACGGGCGCGCCGCGAGCCGGCACTGTGCCTGGCGGCACTCGCGCGCACCGGCATGCAGTACGACCGGCTGCCCGACCGTGCGACCGGCGAGGGCTGCGGCTTCGAGAACGCGGTGCGGCTGCGCGACGCCGGCGTGCGCCTGAGCCCGGCGCCTTCGCTGAGCTGCCCGATGGCGCTGTCGTTCTTCATGTGGGAGACGCATTCGCTACAGCCGGCCGCCCGGCAACGCTTCGGCCAGCCGGTGGCCGCGGTCGAGCACCTGGGCAGCTACGCGTGCCGCAACATCAATCGCGGCGAGGGCGCGACACCGGGCGCGTCGCGAAGCCGGCATGCGACCGCCGACGCACTCGACGTGTCGGGCCTCGTGCTGGCAGACGGCCGGCGCATCACCGTGTCGCGCGACTGGCCGCGCGCCGATGCCCCGACGCCAGGCGGCGAGGCCGCCGGATTGCTGCGCGATGCGCATGCCGGCGCCTGCCGATTCTTCGACGGGGTGCTGGGTCCGGACTACAACGCCGCACACCGCGACCACTTTCATCTGGAGACCGGCGGATACAGCATGTGCCGCTAG
- a CDS encoding Ku protein gives MAAGRTLWKGAITFGLVHIPVGLHTASIEQGVDFDWLDKRSMDPVGYKRINKRTGKEIDKDNIVKGVEYEDGKYVVISPDEIEAVYPRTTQTIEIQRFIDADEIPFVYLERPYYVAPINKGQKVYALLREVLVKTGKVGLAKVVIATKQHLAVLVPSGQALVLNLMRWGDEVKPLEGLDLPAAGVKGARITSAEMKMAEQLVKDMSGKWSPGDFKDEFKHAVMKIVDRKVKAGDTETVIEPEEEAPSESAEVIDLTELLKRSLKGGGASKAGAKKKAPARKAAAKSATRSARKTTAADKERKAA, from the coding sequence ATGGCTGCAGGCAGGACACTCTGGAAAGGCGCGATCACCTTCGGGCTGGTGCACATCCCGGTCGGGCTGCACACCGCGAGCATCGAGCAGGGCGTGGATTTCGACTGGCTCGACAAGCGCAGCATGGACCCGGTGGGCTACAAGCGCATCAACAAGCGCACCGGCAAGGAGATCGACAAGGACAACATCGTGAAGGGCGTCGAGTACGAGGACGGCAAGTACGTCGTCATCTCGCCCGACGAGATCGAGGCCGTCTACCCGCGCACAACGCAGACGATCGAGATCCAGCGCTTCATCGATGCCGACGAGATCCCGTTCGTCTACCTCGAGCGGCCTTACTATGTGGCGCCGATCAACAAGGGCCAGAAGGTCTACGCGCTGCTGCGCGAGGTGCTGGTCAAGACCGGCAAGGTCGGCCTGGCCAAGGTGGTGATCGCGACCAAGCAGCACCTGGCGGTGCTGGTGCCTTCCGGGCAGGCGCTGGTGCTCAACCTCATGCGATGGGGCGACGAGGTGAAGCCGCTCGAGGGGCTCGACCTTCCCGCGGCCGGTGTGAAGGGCGCCCGCATCACGAGCGCCGAGATGAAGATGGCCGAGCAGCTGGTGAAGGACATGTCGGGCAAGTGGTCGCCCGGCGACTTCAAGGACGAATTCAAGCACGCGGTGATGAAGATCGTCGACAGGAAGGTGAAGGCCGGCGACACCGAGACCGTGATCGAGCCCGAGGAAGAAGCACCGAGCGAAAGCGCCGAGGTGATCGACCTGACCGAACTGCTCAAGCGCAGCCTGAAGGGCGGAGGCGCTTCGAAGGCGGGCGCCAAGAAGAAGGCGCCCGCGCGCAAGGCGGCGGCAAAGTCCGCAACCCGGTCCGCACGCAAGACCACGGCCGCCGACAAGGAAAGAAAGGCCGCCTGA